The following proteins are co-located in the Lepisosteus oculatus isolate fLepOcu1 chromosome 9, fLepOcu1.hap2, whole genome shotgun sequence genome:
- the nat9 gene encoding alpha/beta-tubulin-N-acetyltransferase 9: MRINEDTLLEGQNVVLVPYNENHVPRYHQWMSSSELQKLTASEPLTLEQEYDMQRSWREDDDKCTFIILDKQRWASPSVPEEDCMVGDVNIFLTDPEDPSLGEFEIMIAEPSYRGRGFGKEVTRMMMCYGVTKLGIRKFEAKIGMDNNVSIALFKKFQFQEVSSSEVFHEVTLQLTIDKEQEKQLLGNLDFMQEKDYKKARARRLGEESSID, translated from the exons ATGAGAATAAATGAGGACACGCTGTTGGAAGGACAGAATGTCGTGTTGGTGCCCTACAACGAGAATCATGTTCCCAG GTATCATCAGTGGATGAGCTCCTCCGAGTTGCAGAAGCTGACGGCCTCCGAGCCCCTCACTCTGGAACAGGAGTACGATATGCAGAGGAGCTGGAGGGAAGATGACGACA AGTGCACTTTCATCATCCTCGACAAGCAGCGGTGGGCCAGCCCTTCGGTACCAGAGGAGGACTGCATGGTTGGAGACGTCAACATTTTCCTGACCGATCCGGAGGACCCTTCTCTCGGAGAGTTTGAGATCATGATCGCAG AACCCAGCTACAGAGGCAGGGGGTTCGGCAAGGAGGTCACTCGCATGATGATGTGCTATG GGGTCACCAAGCTTGGAATTCGCAAATTTGAAGCCAAAATTGGAATGGACAACAACGTGAGCATCGCCCTGTTCAAGAAATTTCAGTTTCAGGAG GTGTCCTCGAGCGAGGTTTTCCACGAGGTGACACTACAGCTGACAATAGACAAAGAGCAGGAGAAGCAGCTCCTCGGCAACCTGGACTTCATGCAGGAGAAAGACTACAAGAAAGCAAGGGCTCGGCGGCTGGGGGAAGAGTCCTCCATTGACTGA
- the lrrc59 gene encoding leucine-rich repeat-containing protein 59, translated as MSKIINKGVNLRDKINGNEMDLSLCNLTEVPVKELSAFPKATALDLSCNNLTILPSDFCGLTHLTKLDLSKNQLSQLPAELGRLISLQHLDLYNNKLTMLPVSFAQLKNLKWLDLKDNPLEPSLAKAAGDCLDEKQCKQCAGRVLQYMRVIQEQEDKEKERRLQREKELEKKREAQQRAKEAREREARKREKAEEKERKRREYDAQRAAMASQEKPKKKEQVDGEAKGNHTVVKKSAPRPRRSVISLLLKLLLFLLVGVLAVVGVCQMTELRQEATCVSINVMYEEAVSQVRGQEVVRRILQKLSVQQP; from the exons ATGAGTAAAATCATCAATAAAGGCGTGAACCTAcgggataaaatcaatggaaacGAGATGGACCTCAGCCTTTGTAACCTAACGGAAGTCCCTGTTAAAGAGTTG tcTGCCTTTCCGAAAGCCACTGCCTTGGATCTTTCCTGCAACAACCTCACCATCCTCCCT tCAGATTTTTGCGGCCTCACACACCTGACTAAACTGGATCTGAGTAAAAACCAGTTGAGTCAGCTACCTGCAGAGCTGGGGCGTCTCATCAGCTTGCAGCACCTTGACCTCTACAACAACAAGCTCACCATGTTGCCTGTCAGCTTTGCCCAGTTAAAG aatttgaaatGGCTCGACCTCAAAGACAACCCCTTGGAACCCAGCCTGGCCAAGGCCGCAGGTGACTGTCTGGACGAGAAGCAGTGTAAACAGTGTGCAGGCAGG GTTTTGCAGTACATGAGGGTAATCCAGGAGCAGGAGGACAAGGAGAAAGAGCGCCGCCTACAGCGAGAGAAAG agctggagaagaAGAGGGAAGCACAGCAGAGGGCGAAAGAGGCCAGGGAAAGAGAGGCTCGCAAACGGGAGAAGGCAGAAGagaaggagaggaagaggagagagtaTGATGCCCAGAGGGCTGCAATGGCCTCTCAGGAGAAACCGAAGAAGAAGGAGCAGGTGGATGGAGAGGCGAAGG GAAATCACACTGTAGTCAAGAAGTCTGCCCCCAGGCCAAGGCGTTCTGTGATTAGCCTCCTGCTGAAGCTGCTGCTGTTCCTATTGGTGGGTGTCCTGGCCGTGGTGGGGGTGTGTCAGATGACAGAGCTGCGGCAGGAGGCGACTTGTGTTTCTATAAATGTCATGTACGAGGAGGCTGTATCCCAGGTGAGGGGACAGGAGGTGGTCCGGCGGATTTTACAGAAACTCTCCGTGCAACAGCCATAA